Proteins co-encoded in one Candidatus Nealsonbacteria bacterium genomic window:
- a CDS encoding 50S ribosomal protein L6: MSRVGKKLILIPERVEVKTEGHKVTIKGPKGELFYEIHPEIKVEIKEGKISVLPSRKTKKTKSFWGLTRTLLANMIQGVTNGYEKKLAIEGLGYKASLEGKDLVVRVGFTHPVTVKVPEGINFSVEKNIITISGINKELVGQISAKIRKIRPPEPYKGKGIRYLGEIVRRKVGKRAITTTGQ; this comes from the coding sequence ATGTCACGTGTAGGAAAAAAATTAATTCTAATACCAGAAAGAGTGGAGGTTAAAACTGAAGGCCACAAGGTTACCATAAAAGGTCCCAAGGGTGAGCTTTTCTATGAGATCCATCCTGAGATTAAGGTAGAAATAAAAGAGGGAAAGATTTCTGTTTTACCATCTCGAAAAACCAAAAAAACCAAATCTTTCTGGGGCTTAACAAGGACTCTTCTTGCCAATATGATTCAAGGAGTTACTAACGGATACGAAAAAAAATTAGCAATCGAGGGTTTGGGTTATAAAGCCTCGCTTGAAGGAAAAGATTTAGTTGTTCGGGTTGGTTTCACTCATCCCGTTACAGTAAAAGTTCCAGAGGGAATTAATTTTTCAGTTGAAAAGAATATTATTACTATTTCAGGAATCAACAAAGAATTAGTTGGTCAGATTTCAGCCAAAATCAGAAAAATCCGGCCCCCAGAACCATATAAAGGAAAAGGCATAAGATATCTTGGAGAGATTGTTAGGAGAAAAGTGGGAAAGAGGGCAATAACAACAACGGGCCAATAG
- the rpsE gene encoding 30S ribosomal protein S5, whose protein sequence is MVGSRKSFFTRAREDKEFDSKLLNLARVTRVTKGGRHFRFRAVMIIGNKKGKVGVGVAKGTDVAQAVEKATRMAKKNLIDVPILQDTIPHEVFAKHSSARVLLKPQRKGRGLVAGGTVRVICTLAGIKNISSKILGRTGNKLNNAKATIMALERLRKPEIRTSKLETPKP, encoded by the coding sequence ATGGTAGGATCAAGAAAATCTTTTTTCACTAGGGCTAGAGAAGATAAAGAATTTGACTCAAAGCTTTTGAATTTAGCGAGAGTGACTAGGGTTACCAAAGGTGGCCGGCATTTTCGATTTCGGGCAGTAATGATAATAGGTAATAAAAAAGGAAAGGTAGGGGTAGGAGTGGCTAAGGGTACAGATGTTGCCCAAGCAGTCGAAAAAGCAACTAGAATGGCGAAAAAAAATTTAATCGACGTTCCTATTCTTCAAGATACCATTCCTCACGAAGTTTTCGCCAAACATTCTTCGGCTAGAGTTTTATTAAAACCTCAAAGAAAAGGCAGGGGATTGGTGGCAGGAGGAACGGTGAGGGTAATTTGCACTTTAGCCGGTATAAAAAATATTTCTTCAAAAATCTTAGGAAGAACAGGGAATAAATTAAATAATGCCAAAGCAACAATTATGGCATTAGAGCGGCTGCGAAAACCCGAAATCCGAACTTCTAAACTCGAAACCCCAAAACCATAA
- a CDS encoding 50S ribosomal protein L5 produces the protein MLRLQELYKKEIIPAMKEKFGYKNAMAVPKIEKVILNTGFGKLITGKSSEEQKKVFNNILNDLSLIAGQRSVLTKAKKSIAGFKIRQGMAVGAKVTLRKRKMYNFLDRLIHIALPRSRDFRGIDPKSVDKRGNLTIGVKEQISFPEILPEKTRFIFSFEITVTTTAKTMEQGLELLKLIGFPIKQ, from the coding sequence ATGCTTCGATTACAAGAACTATACAAAAAAGAGATTATTCCGGCTATGAAAGAGAAGTTTGGCTACAAAAACGCCATGGCTGTCCCTAAGATTGAGAAGGTTATTCTAAATACTGGTTTTGGTAAGTTGATTACCGGGAAAAGCTCAGAAGAACAGAAAAAAGTTTTTAATAATATTTTGAACGATCTGTCTTTAATTGCTGGACAGCGATCAGTTTTAACAAAGGCAAAAAAATCTATCGCTGGTTTTAAAATTAGACAAGGAATGGCAGTCGGAGCTAAGGTCACCTTAAGAAAAAGAAAAATGTATAATTTTTTAGACAGATTAATTCATATTGCTTTGCCTCGATCCCGTGATTTTCGAGGGATTGATCCAAAATCAGTAGATAAAAGAGGAAATTTAACCATTGGGGTTAAAGAGCAAATATCTTTTCCTGAGATATTACCAGAGAAGACAAGGTTTATTTTTAGTTTCGAAATTACCGTAACCACTACCGCCAAAACAATGGAACAAGGGTTAGAGCTTCTGAAACTAATTGGATTTCCGATAAAACAATGA
- a CDS encoding 50S ribosomal protein L24: MRIKKGDNILIISGKDRGRKGKVLKVLPKREKIMVEGINLRKKHIRPRKSGEKGQIVEIVAPMNVSNVKLICPKCGKATKIGYKLGEKEKYRICKKCGQRI; this comes from the coding sequence ATGAGAATTAAGAAAGGCGATAATATTCTAATAATCTCGGGAAAAGACAGGGGAAGAAAAGGGAAGGTTTTAAAGGTTCTTCCGAAGAGAGAGAAAATTATGGTTGAGGGAATTAATTTAAGAAAAAAACACATCAGACCACGAAAATCGGGGGAGAAGGGACAAATTGTAGAAATTGTCGCTCCAATGAACGTCTCTAATGTCAAGCTTATTTGTCCAAAATGCGGTAAGGCAACAAAAATAGGGTATAAACTTGGAGAGAAGGAAAAATATCGGATTTGCAAGAAGTGTGGACAAAGAATATAG
- the rpsQ gene encoding 30S ribosomal protein S17 yields the protein MPKRQLIGTIISNKMEKTVVVEIERIKKHLKYKRRYKVHKKYKAHDGKKEYKAGDRVIIEECRPISKEKKWRVVGKA from the coding sequence ATGCCAAAACGTCAATTAATCGGAACAATTATTTCTAATAAAATGGAGAAGACCGTAGTGGTAGAGATTGAACGCATTAAGAAACATCTTAAATATAAGAGAAGATATAAGGTTCATAAAAAGTATAAAGCTCACGACGGAAAAAAAGAGTATAAAGCAGGAGATAGGGTGATTATTGAAGAATGCCGGCCGATAAGCAAAGAAAAAAAATGGCGAGTAGTCGGCAAGGCCTAA
- a CDS encoding 50S ribosomal protein L18, which yields MVKSSRLEKRHRRHKRIRAKISGTAKVPRLYVFRSNKHIYTQLINDEKGSVLVSARDQELKGSRTRTPKESLRLPTGQASSVRGRQKTKIEKARAGKVAIAYEIGKLIAERALKKKIEKVVFDRGGFDYHGRVEALAEGAREGGLKF from the coding sequence ATGGTTAAATCATCGAGACTCGAAAAAAGACATAGACGTCATAAAAGAATAAGGGCTAAGATTTCTGGTACAGCTAAAGTGCCTCGTCTTTATGTCTTCCGTTCTAATAAACATATTTATACCCAACTAATTAATGACGAGAAAGGAAGTGTTTTGGTTTCAGCTAGAGATCAAGAGCTTAAAGGATCCCGCACCAGAACCCCAAAGGAAAGCCTTCGGCTTCCTACGGGGCAGGCAAGTTCGGTGCGGGGCAGGCAAAAAACAAAAATAGAAAAAGCCAGGGCAGGGAAAGTAGCTATAGCTTACGAGATTGGAAAATTAATTGCCGAAAGAGCGCTTAAAAAGAAAATTGAAAAGGTAGTTTTTGACCGGGGAGGTTTTGATTACCATGGTAGAGTAGAAGCACTGGCTGAAGGAGCAAGAGAAGGGGGATTAAAATTCTAA
- the rplO gene encoding 50S ribosomal protein L15, whose translation MQLHQLGPKHQLRPKKRVGRGGKKGTYSGRGVKGQKSRSGRRLKPVIRQIIKRYPKLRGYRFKSKHLKPVVINVETLEKEFESSEVVSPKTLLDKRLVRRIKGRTPEVKVLGKGKLAKKLVLEKCQVSEQAKEKIEKAGGVIK comes from the coding sequence ATGCAACTACATCAATTAGGCCCAAAACATCAATTAAGACCGAAGAAACGAGTTGGTCGTGGCGGAAAAAAAGGAACTTATTCTGGTCGAGGAGTTAAGGGTCAGAAGTCCCGGTCGGGAAGAAGGCTTAAGCCGGTTATTAGACAAATAATAAAAAGATACCCAAAACTAAGGGGTTATAGATTTAAGAGTAAACACTTGAAGCCGGTTGTTATTAATGTTGAAACTCTTGAGAAGGAGTTTGAGTCTTCAGAAGTGGTTTCTCCTAAAACCTTGCTCGATAAAAGATTAGTTCGTAGAATAAAAGGAAGGACTCCGGAAGTTAAGGTTTTGGGGAAAGGAAAGCTGGCAAAGAAATTAGTTCTTGAGAAATGCCAGGTTTCAGAGCAAGCTAAAGAGAAGATTGAGAAAGCCGGCGGCGTCATAAAATAA
- a CDS encoding type Z 30S ribosomal protein S14, whose protein sequence is MATKSQIAKSKKNPKFTTRIVRRCFRCGRKRSYMRKFGLCRICFREMANKGEIPGVRKSSW, encoded by the coding sequence ATGGCAACAAAGTCACAAATTGCGAAATCAAAAAAGAACCCTAAATTCACAACCCGAATCGTTAGGCGTTGTTTTCGATGTGGCAGGAAGCGAAGTTATATGAGGAAATTTGGTTTATGTCGGATATGTTTTAGAGAGATGGCAAATAAAGGCGAGATACCCGGGGTTCGAAAATCGTCATGGTAA
- a CDS encoding 30S ribosomal protein S8 translates to MTDPITDMLNRIRNAQAVSHSTVDVDFSNLKYEIAKVLEKNGCIQKAEKRGRRTRKIIEITLKYDDGTSVISGLKRISKPGQRIYLKTKKLKPVREGYGISIVSTSEGLMTGKEARKKRLGGEILCEIW, encoded by the coding sequence ATGACCGACCCCATAACAGATATGTTAAATAGAATACGTAATGCTCAGGCCGTTTCACATTCTACGGTTGATGTTGATTTTTCTAATTTAAAATACGAAATTGCTAAGGTTTTAGAAAAAAACGGTTGTATCCAGAAAGCCGAGAAGCGAGGGAGGAGAACAAGAAAAATTATTGAAATTACTTTGAAATATGATGATGGAACTTCCGTTATTTCTGGATTAAAAAGAATCTCAAAACCAGGCCAAAGAATTTATTTGAAGACTAAAAAATTAAAGCCGGTAAGGGAAGGATATGGCATATCTATCGTTTCTACGTCAGAAGGTTTGATGACCGGGAAAGAGGCAAGAAAAAAAAGACTAGGAGGAGAAATACTTTGCGAAATTTGGTAA
- a CDS encoding 30S ribosomal protein S3 translates to MAHKVHPKIFRIRGIADWDSRWLSKKKFPQFLKEDFKIRKFLKEKLFQASIGKIEIERFPGKVNIIIETARPGLIIGRGGEGVEELKRTLEQKILIPAKKGVKKQELKIEIKEIKNPWLKASLVAQWVAQQLEKRIHHRRVLKRALDKIMVHKEVKGARIEIAGRLGGAEIARREWLKRGRLPRQTLRADIDYELCEAHCAYGVIGVKVWIYKGDKF, encoded by the coding sequence ATGGCTCATAAAGTCCATCCTAAAATTTTTAGAATAAGAGGGATTGCTGATTGGGATTCTCGTTGGCTATCTAAAAAAAAATTTCCTCAGTTTTTAAAGGAAGATTTTAAAATTAGAAAGTTCTTGAAAGAAAAATTATTCCAAGCCAGCATAGGAAAGATTGAAATTGAAAGATTTCCCGGAAAAGTAAATATTATTATCGAGACAGCGAGGCCGGGTTTGATTATTGGCAGAGGAGGAGAGGGTGTTGAAGAACTGAAAAGAACATTAGAACAAAAAATTTTAATTCCAGCCAAAAAAGGCGTCAAAAAACAAGAATTAAAAATTGAAATTAAAGAGATTAAAAATCCTTGGCTAAAAGCCAGCTTGGTTGCCCAATGGGTTGCTCAACAACTAGAGAAGAGAATTCATCACCGGAGAGTGCTAAAACGAGCCTTAGATAAAATTATGGTTCACAAAGAAGTAAAAGGAGCTAGGATAGAAATTGCTGGTCGTCTTGGAGGGGCAGAAATTGCCCGTCGAGAATGGTTAAAAAGGGGCCGTCTTCCTCGTCAAACACTGAGAGCCGATATTGATTATGAACTCTGCGAAGCTCATTGCGCTTATGGAGTAATTGGAGTGAAGGTTTGGATTTATAAAGGAGATAAGTTTTAA
- a CDS encoding 50S ribosomal protein L14 — protein sequence MIQPQTMLRVADNTGAKIIQCFRVLGGTRKRYAQIGDIIVAAVKKAEPRKPVKKHDIVRAVVIRQKKSYRRKNGTYIRFDDNAAVILDIKKNPKGGRIFGPVPYEIKEKGFEKIATLAKELV from the coding sequence ATGATTCAGCCTCAAACAATGTTAAGGGTAGCTGATAACACCGGAGCAAAGATTATCCAGTGTTTTAGGGTTTTAGGGGGAACGAGGAAGAGGTATGCTCAAATTGGCGATATAATTGTTGCTGCGGTCAAAAAAGCAGAGCCTCGAAAACCAGTTAAAAAACATGATATAGTAAGAGCAGTAGTCATAAGGCAGAAAAAATCGTATCGGAGGAAAAATGGTACTTATATACGTTTCGATGATAATGCAGCTGTCATTTTAGATATAAAGAAGAACCCTAAGGGTGGAAGGATTTTTGGGCCTGTTCCTTATGAAATAAAAGAAAAGGGATTTGAGAAAATAGCTACTTTAGCCAAAGAACTTGTATAA
- a CDS encoding 50S ribosomal protein L16: MLIPKKVKHRKWHKGRSRGREIETRGTELIFGSFGLKALEAKWITSRQIEAARRTIIRYLKRGGKLWIRIFPDKPVTQKGVEVPMGGGKGAVSHYVFPVKPGRIIFELEGIKEEIAKEAFRMATDKLPIKTKFVKR, translated from the coding sequence ATATTGATACCAAAAAAAGTAAAACATCGAAAATGGCATAAGGGTCGTTCAAGGGGAAGAGAAATCGAGACTCGAGGAACAGAACTTATTTTTGGCAGTTTTGGTTTAAAAGCATTAGAAGCTAAATGGATTACTTCTCGTCAGATTGAGGCCGCCAGAAGAACAATCATTCGCTATTTAAAAAGAGGTGGTAAGCTTTGGATTAGGATTTTTCCTGATAAGCCCGTGACTCAAAAAGGAGTCGAAGTTCCTATGGGCGGAGGAAAAGGAGCGGTTTCTCATTATGTTTTTCCAGTTAAGCCCGGCAGAATTATTTTTGAATTAGAAGGGATCAAAGAAGAGATAGCCAAGGAAGCTTTTAGAATGGCGACCGATAAGCTTCCGATAAAAACAAAATTTGTAAAAAGATAA
- a CDS encoding 50S ribosomal protein L22 translates to MAITVKLRYLRIAPRKVRLVVDLIRGKKAIEAQTLLRFLPKRASLPIDKLLKSAIDSAKNNFQLEEGNLYISKITVDEGPKLKRWQPRARGQAYEIQKKTSHIIIVLDEFETKPKKAKKPKFRTKSKPDAGLVRHRKEISGAGKAEVIKEKVEKDEKASKIEKPRLRTEIKAVRPKTERGIRRIFRRKAF, encoded by the coding sequence ATGGCAATTACCGTAAAATTAAGGTATTTAAGGATTGCTCCCCGGAAAGTAAGATTAGTAGTTGATTTAATTCGAGGAAAGAAAGCGATTGAGGCCCAGACATTGCTTCGATTTTTACCAAAGAGAGCAAGTTTGCCTATAGATAAGCTTTTAAAATCAGCCATAGATTCTGCTAAAAATAACTTTCAATTAGAGGAAGGCAACCTTTATATTTCAAAAATAACAGTCGATGAAGGGCCGAAATTAAAAAGATGGCAGCCTAGAGCTCGAGGCCAAGCATATGAAATTCAGAAGAAGACTTCTCATATAATCATTGTCTTAGATGAATTTGAGACAAAACCAAAGAAAGCAAAAAAACCGAAATTCCGCACCAAGTCGAAGCCTGATGCAGGGCTAGTCCGACACCGAAAAGAAATTTCTGGTGCCGGGAAAGCCGAGGTTATTAAAGAGAAAGTCGAGAAAGATGAAAAGGCGTCTAAAATCGAGAAACCAAGATTGAGGACAGAAATAAAAGCCGTTAGACCCAAAACAGAAAGAGGAATAAGAAGAATATTTAGGCGAAAAGCCTTCTAA
- the rpmC gene encoding 50S ribosomal protein L29 encodes MKISELHQKTKKELLKILQESREHLRLLHFNLALGKVRNVREARRIKKDIAKILTLLNEQRTKNNKQITS; translated from the coding sequence ATGAAAATTTCTGAACTTCATCAAAAAACCAAGAAAGAACTGCTCAAAATTTTGCAGGAAAGCAGAGAACATTTACGATTATTGCATTTTAATTTAGCTTTAGGAAAAGTGAGAAACGTTAGAGAGGCAAGAAGAATAAAAAAAGATATTGCTAAAATATTAACTTTGTTGAATGAACAAAGAACAAAGAACAATAAACAAATTACTTCTTAA